The proteins below are encoded in one region of Avibacterium volantium:
- a CDS encoding IS1595 family transposase, which yields MKITYCKLKKSIQKKLLEFFVAEVTARTAANLLDIQPNTAALFYHKIRLVIGYHLSLEVNEIFEGEIELDESYFGGHRKGKRGRGAAGKVAVFGLLKRQGKVFTVVVENTKSETLLPVIKRKIKPDSWVYTDTYRSYDALDVSEFHHERINHSELFAVKQNHINGIENFWNQAKRILRKYNGINRKNFPLFLKECEFRFNFGTPKEQLKILRKWCEI from the coding sequence ATGAAGATAACATATTGTAAATTAAAGAAATCCATACAGAAAAAACTGCTTGAGTTTTTTGTCGCAGAAGTTACTGCAAGAACAGCAGCAAATTTGCTAGATATTCAACCGAATACAGCCGCTTTGTTCTACCATAAAATCAGGCTTGTGATTGGCTATCATTTATCCCTTGAAGTTAACGAGATTTTTGAGGGGGAAATTGAACTAGACGAAAGCTATTTTGGTGGTCATCGAAAGGGAAAACGAGGACGAGGAGCGGCTGGAAAAGTTGCTGTTTTTGGGTTACTAAAACGACAAGGAAAGGTATTTACTGTTGTGGTTGAAAACACCAAGAGTGAAACATTACTCCCTGTTATTAAAAGAAAAATTAAGCCTGATAGCTGGGTTTATACGGACACTTATCGCAGTTATGATGCTCTTGATGTGAGTGAATTTCACCACGAACGAATCAATCATTCCGAGCTATTTGCGGTGAAACAAAATCATATTAATGGCATTGAAAATTTTTGGAATCAGGCGAAGCGGATACTGCGAAAATATAATGGAATTAACCGAAAAAACTTTCCTTTATTCTTGAAGGAATGTGAATTTCGGTTTAACTTTGGGACACCAAAAGAGCAGTTAAAAATATTGCGAAAATGGTGTGAAATTTAG